ATAAGAAAAGCTCCAAAAGCATCAGGTATTTTTCCTATCTTAACTATTTGAGTAATTTGTTGAGTGGGATTAGAAGGATTGAGGAAGAACTAATTTATGTAACTATCTTTGACTGACCTGCAGCTTCTCAAGCAGAACATGATCGTCTTACATGCAAAAACTGTGCAACCGAGATAGATTTTCCATCGGCACAGGTATGACATAATAGGGGCTGAAAACCTTTACCAGTAAGGATGTgttttggtatgaaggaaaattttttccataaactattttcctccataCCATACACATCCTAAGACTAATGAAATTTTGTTGTCTATTTCTTGATCGCTTGGTGTAATGCAGAAAAAAGTGGCACGATTGCAGTCAACAGCCAAGTATGAGAATAAGATACAGGAACTTGGTGAATTGTTGAAGCGCAAGACAGATGAATGTTATCAATCTTGGATGTCTTATACTGCAGCTAATCAGCAACTAGAGAAGGTTAGGATGGAGCTGGACAATAAGACATTTCATACCTACTCACTTGGTAAGAGATATGAAAATAACATTTATTTCTGAGAACCATTTCCAAGGCTTCTCTCGTAGATCTTGAAAATTTTACCAGAATATTTATGCTGCCGTTTGAAGTGGTGGAACAAAACATTctttaaatatcaatataaatgGCCTTTATAGCCTTCCAGAAAGAGTAGTTTTGTCTAGCCACGTCTACTTCCTACATTAAGATCATTTCTCATTTACATATATCTGGTCTTTAATACTTCTTAGTTGGATTTCCAGTTTGGTGTGTTATAGAATCTTAAAGAATCATTCCTACCTTCTCTTTGTACCAAAGAATGGGTGAAGTTCAAGGTAACCTTCAATGTTAACTAGTGATAGTAGAAAATGGAAGGACAGAAGGCCTTTTGCATGCCAATTTCCATAGATGTGATATTGGAGAAACTACTAATTTGAGTTTGCTATCCGATTTTAGTGCACAGAGTCCAGTTATAGGTGGTTAGGGGGAGCTATTCTTTACTTTATTGGTGAGTCTATGACAATATCTTAAATAATGATAACCTTAACAGATCAGAAATTCGAGGAGCAAGCTAAGACTATTACAGAAATCTCAACCAAGTACGAGCGCGACAAGAACTATTGGCACATGGCGATCAATGATCTCGAGATGAAAGTAAAGGTACTTCCCAAATGCATCATGGAAATACAGAGATAACTGTGTAATTTCTGTTTATCAATGTACTCTCAAAGCAAATGCATATTTAATACTCTGGAAGAAATCATGCAGAAAATGAAGCAGGAGCACTCCCAGCTCTCTCGCGATGCGCATGAGTGTACAGACTCAATCCCTGATCTGAATAAAATGGTCTCGGCAGTTCAGTCACTGGGTTAGTTTTGGATTATTCTTAAATCGCATAACTTGACGCTGATCTCGAACTGAACGTATCACTTTTTATGATCTGCAGTTGAGCAATATGAAGATCTTAAAATGAAGTACAACGACGAGCAAGCTAAGAGAAGAAAGCTCTTCAATGAAGTTCAGGAGGCAAAAGGTGCAATGTTTATGCCATTAAACATTTCATTGAATCATGGAAGTAAATCATACTCCCTTTTGTTCACTTACTCATGGTAAGCCACCTTTTCCAGGGAATATCAGAGTATTTTGTCGCTGCCGTCCATTAAGCAAAGCTGAAGTCTCAGATGGATGCTCAACAGTCATAGACTTTGATGTCGCCAAGGATGGAGAACTTGGAATCTTAAATGGCAGCTCCACGaaaaagacatttaaatttgacCGTGTCTACACACCCAGAGATGATCAAGGTGTTCCCCTATACACGATTGAGAAAAACAAATAGTAGAAAAGGTGTTCTCCTTCTAATAGTTTCATTGTCTTTTTAACAGGTGATGTCTATGCCGATGCTTCACCAATGGTCATTTCAGTTTTAGATGGTTACAATGTATGTATCTTTGCTTATGGACAAACGGGAACGGGCAAAACGTTCACCATGGAGGGTACAAAAGGAAACAGAGGAGTCAACTACCGGACTCTTGAAGAACTGTTTAAAATTGTGAAGGAGAGGAATGAAACTTTCACCTATGACATATCAGTCAGTGTGCTTGAAGTCTACAATGAACAGATCAGGGACCTATTAGCTCCACCGACAACATCAAAAAAGTAAAGTTCTTCTATTATATAGGAGCCTGTAGCTTCTGTGCTATTAATAAAATGTTGTAATGCTACACAATAAAATTTCTGCTCTCTCTAAttaattcaacttcaattttgtGGAATCATTTTAGGTTGGAGATAAAACAAGCTCCGGAGGGGCTTCATCACATTCCAGGACTTGTGGAAGCCAAAGTAGAAAATATAGAAGAAGTATGGAATGTGCTGCAGACCGGAAGTAGTGCACGGGCTGTTGGATCCAACAATGTGAATGAGCACAGTAGCCGTTCTCACTGGTAAGATAGATTGAGTTTCTGATTGGCCTCTTATTGCATTTTCACTGATTTGCTTTTACCATCTGACTACTTTTTTTTGGTCAATCTTGTGTACTTTTTTTCAGCATGCTTTGTATTATGGTAACAGCCAAGAACTTGATCGACGGTGAATGCACAAAGAGCAAGCTTTGGCTTGTGGATTTAGCTGGTAGTGAGAGGCTTGCGAAGACTGATGTCCAAGGTGAGAGACTGAAGGAAGCTCAAAATATCAATAGGTCACTTTCAGCTCTAGGAGATGTGATATCAGCTTTAGCAAATAGAAGCAGCCATATTCCATACAGGTAACATGTGATCTTGGCTGTATGTAGGTTTCCATTGGGTTATTGAATATGCATCCTgacattttatctttttatccAGAAACTCCAAGCTGACACATCTACTCCAAGATTCATTAGGTAATCAAATTGTTGGAAATCTGGTTTCCAAACTATACCATAGTGTTCAAAGCCGTTAGATTCCTGATTTTCAAAGTTcactctcttccctgcaggtggGGATTCAAAAGCATTGATGTTTGTACAGATCAGCCCGTCTGATAAGGACTTAAGTGAAACTATAAGTTCATTGAACTTTGCTACTAGAGTTAGAGGAGTTGAGTTAGGTCCTGTTAGAAAACAAGTTGATACCGGCGAGATCCAAAAGTTGAAAACCATGGTTTGTAGAATGTTTCCTAGTGTTGTTTTTTGTTCATATGCCTATGAGAATTCTTTGTACAGAATTCTACTCAACCAGTTATAATAATCCTCATCTCCTTTTTCGGTGGCAGCTTGACAAGGCGAAGCAGGAAACTAAATCTAAAGACGAATCCTTGAGGAAACTTGAGGAAAGTCTACAGAACTTAGAGAGTAAGGCTAAAGGGAAGGAACATGTTACCAAAACTCAACAGGATAAGATTAAAGAACTGGAAAGCCAGCTCAATTTAAAGACATCATTACATGGCCAATCGGAGAAACAACTTTCACAGCTTTCAGAGAGGTTGAAGGGACGGGAAGAAACTTGTGCAACTCTTCAACAGAAGGTTCCCTTTAATCAAAATCATATTGAGCTTGGTTTCTCGTTTCGATTGAGCTTTGTTCTAGATTATGGTTAATATCGTAATGCGTTGCTTATCAttctgattttactttttctattgaTTAAAGATCTCAGAGCTAGAGAACAAGATGAGACAGCAGCGGCAATTCGAGTCTGAAAGCCTCAACAATAAGGTTCTTTCCATTGTCTGTTTCAATATAGTGAATTCTCAATAGGCACATTGGATGTTCACAAGTTTACTTGTCATATGCATATAAATCAGGTCAAGGATCTCGAGGACAAACTGAAAGAGCGAGAGCAAAAGTTTGTGTCTCAGTCTGACATCCTTCAACATAAGGTTATCATTCTCAAGCATATTacatctcatctaaaagcttaagtTGTTAGAGACAGCACACAttgttatttaattgtattcTCTCAACAATTGCCAGCTTGAAAGTTCCTGTAGAAATTAGCAAGAACCTAATATTCTTGTTTTTTCAGGTTGAGGAGCTTGAGGAGACGCTGAAAGCAAAAGAACAGAATGCGCAGGAGTGCATTCTACTCCATCAGAAGGTTTGTAGCTTTTCTCTTCTGTAATACTGACATTTCAAGAGTGAAATGAAACATATGTCAAGTGTATTATGGACTTGATTTCTCCCTTACAAGCCGATGTTTTACTGGAAACAACCTCTCACCAAACCCCACTTGTGTGATTGCTTGCATTTCTCCCCTATAAAACTCTTGGCAAAACTGTAATGAAATGGAACTCTTACACTTCCAGATTAAGGAACTTGAAGACAAGATCAAGGACCAAGAACAACAGTTGGCACGCATGGTTGCAGATTCTGATGCCACAAAGTCTTTAAGATCAAGCCCCCTTGAAAGCAGCAAATGCCCTAGCAGAGACGATTTGACAAATGACATCGAGCAACGTATTTTGAAGAGCTCAAATGCTATCAATCGTCAGGCAAGTCAGGGATCTAATTTGCTGAAGGGAAAGGACACCGTCCAACAAGTTAGACGAAAGCGTTTGTCAACTAATAGTGAAGCAGAGAACAACGGTGTGTTGCCAACTTCGATACAGGACAGGACTGAACAGGATTACCTTCAAGAAGCCAGAAGGAAACGGTTGTCTAGAAATGGTGAAGTAGAGAAAAATGTCACCCCTTCCATATCAGCTAACGATAGAAGGACCAGGCAATCTGATCCCCCTAGACCAGTTACAAGAGGAATGAAGCCAACTACTACCACAACTACCACCAATGCTCAGAGGCCGTTGATTCGTAACAAAACGAGCAGAGAGACCGTTCAGGCAGTTAAAGAGAGGGACGCCAAGAAAAGGATGTGGACAAGATAGAGTTAAACATATATGCTGGCCTCGACACCACGGttataaacaaaacaaaacaaaaagtgaGCAGAAACCAAAGAAGCCAACTTGCACTCTTGTTGTCTTCACAAACTACATTTAACTTGACATTTGTGTATGTTTTAATTGGTTTGTGGTGCATTTTTCTTAGATTGTTTGGTGCATTATGTATGCCATTTTAAGTGCAGCTTGGTAGATTACTGTATCTGTATGTTTTATCAATATACTTACATATTGTATCTCAAAGATTTTGATATAAAAAGTGGATGATGATTGGTTTAAAGTTGAATTGAATGTGCTTGTTTTGGCCAATTGAATTTTTACTCCAAAATCACTCAAGGAAATGCAAAAGTCACTCTAATTATACTTCTCTTCGAATTTCACAATTTGTATGTCCACACGGCCACTTAAAATGAGTTctaattcattcaaaattttctttgatcGAAATTAGTTGAGAAATGAATTGAATCTCAAAGAATCAAACTCaattttcttttggtttttctttctcctttcttCTAGAAATCCAATCGGAAGCAAAAATTAGAAAACCAACCTACAAGACATATCTTTTCGTATAACCGACATTGAAATTAAGAGTGTTCTATGATTGTCCATTCTCCCACAAACTTGTTCTTCATTAGGCGTTTAGTCActcatttcataaattttactaataaaaataaaccgaacatattattatatataaatatgaggttaaattaattaaaatttcaatatcgatatcaaaaaaaaaaaaggacaaaattgCCCTTAAAATATTTGGTTGGCCCCTCTAGGTGACTTCATCATAACCATGTGTAACTTCTGTATGGGACATTGGAGTAAAacacaaattttaattatttatgtcgCTACATACAAGTTATCGTAACTCTCACGGCAACAACTATATTTAGAAATTGACCTATAATTGAGTCGATAcagaatgataaatattttttcatcatttcttataaaaagAAAGATTAGTATTCctgtataaaaattaaaaataagtctGTATACGACTATCGAATTAATAAAACTCTAGATAATATAAAGTTGCTACTTTTAATACAACAATTAAATACCGAGGCCGGTGCCCCACCTAAAACACTACGATAAAGTAAAACTTGATATCGACCTACCATCTTAGGTACTGACACGtgtctaattttttaaattattttttaaaaaatataaaacttggTGTCCACAAATGTAGTctctttaaattaaattaattgacaaatatattgattattgtaatcctaattttcttctttcttcttcttacttATATAAACCTTGgcattttctcttttcttcttcttcttattttatattataaagtttttattttgatcAGAAGAATTATGGGTCATTTTTGGACTTTGATTTGTTATCTTCATACTCTAGCCgggtaaattttctatttttatatattgaattatttaatttcctatataaacttcatattatcatatattttacgATGTTtcgatttatttgatttattttttaatttcatacgatatttatgacttttaaattctcatttttttaagttaaaaggatgtatttgaaatgtttgaaatatattatgtaaacAGTTGAAATCAAAGAGttgcttaaaaagaaaaaaaacatttttttttaaaaagactaaaaaagaGAGTGAGAAGTATTTAGTAGTAGTCTGTTTTACTAAATTAATCTTATTAGTTATGATTTTGAAAATCTCTTAATTTgcgaaaatgaacaagtaaatgagaatattttatttgtgatttgaTCTGGCACGGAGTTtagaacatattttttttttgttttagtttatgTAAAATTggatataaattttaagaaataaatatatttttggaaatttgtaAAATGATATGTTTATAAAACATTTCATTAAGGTGtaatatttttagcttttatctctttatgatttgttttaatttttgaacTATAAAATATTGCAGGCCAGTGACAATGTTGCTCTATCCTTTGTAAGTGttctaaattattatgtttaaatttatactaagatttatttattattttccttataaattacttttttttttattttggtgatttaatttatttgaataggtATGCTTCAGTAGTAGCAATTGAGACTAGTGACAAATTGGATGATGAACAATGGCTTGCTTATtggattttttattcttttcttacACTTATGGAGATGGTCCTTCAACATGTTCTTGAATGGTAATTAAGTTCTTAacttcatgaaaaaaataaaatttaaatattgtcCTCCTgtatcaatttatgtgatactttttttttagtcgatctgaaaattaataatttatattttgaattgatttaaatttaaacttttaatttactattaataaaatgatttatagtcaCTGTTCacttatttctttattatttggtGTAGACTTTACGTTGGGTATGTTTGATTATAAAAAACAAGTGGATTTCTTACTTATTTAATGTTTGACTATAAAACATTGAGAAGTAGGTTGGGGTGGCGGGTGGTGGGAGCGTTGGAATGTGTGGAGGAGATACTAAACTTGAAATATCAGAACCTACGGAACTCATTTTCCTACTTCATTAGGGGAgtcaatttttcttatttttaaaaaaactcgtTAAATACGTTTTCTAACCAATCAAACATAAGAAagctgaaaaatcaaacaacGTTTTTCTTGCCCCTATCAAACACACCTTTAAAGTTTCAATAATCTGTTTCTTTATCTAAAACTTCATGCTAAGTCAAATatcatcacataaattgagacggagaaaataataatttttttatattgagaaAAGTgattcatcattttctttttgttatttggaaaaatatattataggaTACCAATATGGTATGATGTGAAGTTGATATTTGTGGCATGGCTAGTTTTTCCACATTTCAGAGGAGCTgcatttatttatgataaatttgtaagagaaaaaataatcaagagatATAgagaatcatcatcatcatcaccacaaCATATTAACAAGTCTCCT
The DNA window shown above is from Solanum lycopersicum chromosome 11, SLM_r2.1 and carries:
- the LOC101265093 gene encoding kinesin-like protein KIN-14R produces the protein MDNIQFNPFEQNLETPFPDLPSNFEWEEKPLHQETAVSVMDHGKNFQFLADSMVCDSGSRLIPSGFTRSSCTEDLVLFVNAGSETSVELDSSLSFLADNFYQGGEPFQTEEFITEGGEHAFIYQSARLGNFCYQIDNLTPGNYFVDLHFVEIINVNGPKGMRVFNVFLQDEKVLSDFDIFSVVGANKPLQFVDSRVSIKDNGILLIRFEGIIGSPVVSGICIRKAPKASASQAEHDRLTCKNCATEIDFPSAQKKVARLQSTAKYENKIQELGELLKRKTDECYQSWMSYTAANQQLEKVRMELDNKTFHTYSLDQKFEEQAKTITEISTKYERDKNYWHMAINDLEMKVKKMKQEHSQLSRDAHECTDSIPDLNKMVSAVQSLVEQYEDLKMKYNDEQAKRRKLFNEVQEAKGNIRVFCRCRPLSKAEVSDGCSTVIDFDVAKDGELGILNGSSTKKTFKFDRVYTPRDDQGDVYADASPMVISVLDGYNVCIFAYGQTGTGKTFTMEGTKGNRGVNYRTLEELFKIVKERNETFTYDISVSVLEVYNEQIRDLLAPPTTSKKLEIKQAPEGLHHIPGLVEAKVENIEEVWNVLQTGSSARAVGSNNVNEHSSRSHCMLCIMVTAKNLIDGECTKSKLWLVDLAGSERLAKTDVQGERLKEAQNINRSLSALGDVISALANRSSHIPYRNSKLTHLLQDSLGGDSKALMFVQISPSDKDLSETISSLNFATRVRGVELGPVRKQVDTGEIQKLKTMLDKAKQETKSKDESLRKLEESLQNLESKAKGKEHVTKTQQDKIKELESQLNLKTSLHGQSEKQLSQLSERLKGREETCATLQQKISELENKMRQQRQFESESLNNKVKDLEDKLKEREQKFVSQSDILQHKVEELEETLKAKEQNAQECILLHQKIKELEDKIKDQEQQLARMVADSDATKSLRSSPLESSKCPSRDDLTNDIEQRILKSSNAINRQASQGSNLLKGKDTVQQVRRKRLSTNSEAENNGVLPTSIQDRTEQDYLQEARRKRLSRNGEVEKNVTPSISANDRRTRQSDPPRPVTRGMKPTTTTTTTNAQRPLIRNKTSRETVQAVKERDAKKRMWTR
- the LOC101252452 gene encoding HVA22-like protein e yields the protein MGHFWTLICYLHTLAGPVTMLLYPLYASVVAIETSDKLDDEQWLAYWIFYSFLTLMEMVLQHVLEWIPIWYDVKLIFVAWLVFPHFRGAAFIYDKFVREKIIKRYRESSSSSPQHINKSPKAKSKTKFVDFITPKKGEHEAY